From a single Brassica napus cultivar Da-Ae chromosome C9, Da-Ae, whole genome shotgun sequence genomic region:
- the LOC125592312 gene encoding mediator of RNA polymerase II transcription subunit 12-like, protein MQRYHPANCTSAVNNSATGGGSSGRSDSSSIGNYSLNSRRPPPLTPYKLKCEKDGLNSRLGPPDFHPPTSTSPEENLTKEYAQSGYKETVDGLKEADEIILTHFHTFSKPVVIKCKEAVRKCFRAINDSRALKRKAGQVYGVPLSGSLLCKPGFPELRSCGEETKKKWIESLSQQHKRLRSLADNIPGYKRKTLFEVLIRNNVPLPRATWFIKVTYLNQVRPSSGSILSGTPDKTQITRCEQWTKDVVDYLQYLLDELLSRNNSYPSQQTRDRSPQMLYTGSIQKISPASASLYGEETSLHFKWWYMVRLLQWHLAEGLLLPNLIVDWVLRLLQEKEVFETLQLLLPIVYGVLESIVLSQTYVQNLVAIAVRFIQEPAPGGSDLVDNSRRAYTLSALTEMIRYLVLAAPDTFVASDCFPLPPSIAACGPNDVSYASKAYENLEKLRSNSAEISTQFQGRGVDSRFEFLSFDYTISTVQRSADDLAKIASAGYPQHNGAKAVQALDKALSDGDIRAAYGYLFKDLCNGAVEETWIAEVSPCLRTSLRWIGDISASFVCSVFFLIEWATCDFRDFRDGEPKDIKFSGRKDCSPVHLVIQLLKQKSLGGEFAARRGKNHRSNFLGGSMDAFESPGPLHDIIVCWIDQHEVHRGGAKRLQLLVFELIRSGIFNPVAYVRQLILSGMIDVIQPAVDLERRMRHHRILKQLPGCFVHDTLEEAQFLGGYKLSEAVRIYSNERRLLLRELLVGKGKHFNTLALSDQKSKKKSTSFPLVDLPRTFDAMGDSEGLRKHTKSSVDIRELKERIAALLQFPRMSCGVKNPVPDEFQSSVKGSTGSVYSKVDQLEATPGCEDCRKAKRPKMDDEKSSWSSPIISNEEDNWWIKKGLKTVEPSLKVDPPIELTKQVPRGRQKMARKTQSLAQLQATRIEGSQGTSTSHVCDSKVSCPHHGHGVEGENHWVVDVFRTSTPVDIVSVGNSLKQLQFVDKRSIAVWLTTVVRQLVEESEKSSVKVGQFNKAAPVEESRTTRWKLGADELSAILFLMDLSLDLVLVVKFLLWLLPKGNSSPNFAIQGGRNLVIMPRDVENNTCEVGEAILVSSLRRYENILLSADLVPETMTALMARAASLMSSNGKISGSAALVYARYILKRYGSVPSVVEWHSNFKATCEKRLLSELDHTRPGNGEYGIPLGVPAGIDNPDEYLRKKITRPSRVGLTMREGVQRKVEEATQYLRKLMGTGTMKASSPAEKNDYGYQVAQQIVVGLMDCIRQTGGAAQEGDPSLVSSAVSAIINSIGISMAKNSDLSVHPSGVGSSNIARYVLQIHITCLCLLKEALGERQSRVFEIALATESSTALSGAFAPGKGSRSSQHQLSPESFDSNANITTNDMPNGSGKIPLSRATKVTAAVSALVIGAITHGVITLERIVGLLRLREYLDFVQFVRRTKSSSNGSARSVGASKMENPVEVYVHWFRLLVGNCKTVSEGLVLELVGESSVVAVSRMQRMLPLKLVFPPAYSILAFVLWRPFVSNGNSNSGVHDDSHRLYQSLTMAFHDVIKHLPFRDVCLRDTQGLYELIVADSTDAEFASVLELNGLDMHLKAVAFAPLRARLFLNSLIDCKVPSCGYSHEGGGVSEAAKNRHQGNGTSLVDKLVSVLDCLQPAKFHWQWVELRLLLNEQALTEKLENHDMPLTDAIRSSCPTSNEKSEASENEKNFIQILLTRLLVRSDAVPLFTEVVHLFGRSVEDSMLKQAEWFLAGQDVLFGRKTIRQKLIIVGESKGLPTKPQFWKPWGWCNNSSSDPITGNKAAAGKKRKLETVTSMEEGEVIEQGLGSKKLLLDEKNRLCFGVTTERAFVKLVLPCIDQSSDESRSTFVNELVKQFSSIEQQVSSVTNRITKHMGTASSGSTEVSSSKGSTRKGLRGGSPSLARRSATTNTTDTVPPPSPAGLRSSMSLRLHFLLRLLPVICREPSFRNTRHTLASTIVRLLGSRVVYEDSSPRNDLSKLETESTTDPSSMADLSNEVLFDRLLFVLHGLLSNHQPNWLKPRSSSNESSKDFTLFDRDAAESLQNELARMQLPDTIRWRIQAAMPTLLPSLRCSLSCQPHSVPATALTLVQPSAGLNQRNSPAIPKTVTAAGQGKLKQTMLSQSQQQQEAENTDVVVDPWTLLEDGTSSGPSSSNPLNNSDMGNVRATCWLKGAVRVRRTDLTYIGSVDEDS, encoded by the exons ATGCAAAGGTATCATCCTGCAAACTGCACTAGTGCAGTCAACAATAGCGCTACAGGTGGTGGTTCATCAGGACGATCTGATTCCTCTTCCATTGGAAACTACTCCTTAAACTCCAG GAGGCCACCACCGTTGACACCCTACAAGTTGAAGTGTGAAAAGGACGGTCTCAACTCCCG aCTTGGACCGCCTGATTTTCATCCTCCAACATCAACTTCTCCCGAAGAGAACCTAACCAAAGAGTATGCTCAGTCTGGATACAAGGAAACTGTTGATGGACTTAAG GAAGCCGATGAGATTATATTGACTCATTTCCATACTTTTTCCAAGCCTGTTGTCATAAAGTGCAAAGAG GCTGTCAGAAAGTGTTTTAGAGCTATCAATGACTCTCGTGCACTGAAGCGCAAG GCTGGTCAGGTTTATGGGGTGCCTCTCTCTGGTTCGCTTCTATGTAAGCCTGGATTTCCAGAACTAAGATCCTGTGGGGAGGAGACGAAGAAAAAATGGATTGAG agtTTATCACAACAGCACAAGCGATTGCGCTCTTTGGCTGATAACATTCCTGGATATAAGAGAAAAACCTTATTTGAAGTCCTCATAAGGAACAATGTTCCGTTACCGAGAGCTACATGGTTTATAAAAGTGACTTATCTTAACCAG GTTCGACCTAGTTCCGGGTCTATTCTTTCAGGGACACCTGACAAAACACAAATTACTCGGTGTGAGCAATGGACAAAAGATGTTGTTGACTACCTGCAATACCTCTTGGATGAACTTCTGTCACGGAATAATTCATATCCTTCTCAGCAAACTAGAGATAGGTCGCCACAGATGCTGTACACAGGATCAATTCAAAAGATAAGTCCAGCATCAGCAAGTCTTTACGGTGAGGAAACATCTCTGCATTTTAAGTGGTGGTATATGGTGCGTCTTCTACAGTGGCACCTTGCGGAGGGGCTTCTTCTTCCTAATCTCATTGTTGACTGGGTTCTCAGACTCTTACAG GAAAAGGAGGTCTTTGAGACTTTGCAGTTGCTACTCCCCATTGTATACGGTGTTTTAGAGAGCATTGTTCTCTCTCAGACATATGTGCAGAATCTTGTGGCTATTGCTGTCCGTTTCATCCAAGAACCTGCTCCTGGTGGATCCGATCTTGTTGATAACTCCCGACGAGCCTATACTCTCTCTGCTTTAACTGAAATGATTCGCTACTTGGTACTGGCTGCACCCGACACATTTGTTGCTTCAGATTGCTTCCCACTACCTCCTTCCATAGCAGCATGTGGACCCAATGACGTGAGCTATGCATCAAAAGCATATGAGAATCTGGAAAAGCTGAGAAGTAATTCTGCAGAGATTTCTACCCAGTTTCAAGGGAGAGGAGTTGATTCTCGTTttgagtttctttcttttgattaTACCATTTCAACGGTTCAGAGAAGTGCAGATGATTTGGCAAAGATAGCTAGCGCTGGCTATCCTCAACATAACGGGGCTAAAGCTGTTCAGGCATTGGATAAAGCTTTATCGGACGGAGATATCAGAGCTGCTTACGGTTATCTCTTTAAAGACCTCTGCAACGGAGCCGTCGAGGAGACCTGGATTGCTGAAGTCAGTCCATGCTTAAGAACATCTCTTAGATGGATAGGGGATATTAGCGCATCCTTTGTTTGCTCCGTTTTTTTCCTTATTGAATGGGCGACATGTGATTTTAGAGATTTCCGGGATGGTGAGCCTAAAGATATCAAGTTCTCTGGCAGAAAAGATTGTTCTCCGGTGCATTTAGTTATTCAGCTTCTGAAGCAAAAAAGTCTGGGTGGGGAATTTGCAGCTCGCAGAGGAAAGAACCATCGCAGCAATTTTCTTGGTGGGTCGATGGATGCATTTGAAAGTCCGGGCCCATTACATGATATCATAGTCTGTTGGATTGATCAGCACGAGGTACACAGGGGTGGAGCAAAGCGCTTGCAGTTACTCGTTTTTGAACTTATACGTTCTGGAATCTTCAATCCCGTAGCATATGTGAGACAACTCATACTTAGTGGCATGATTGATGTGATTCAACCTGCTGTTGATCTTGAAAGGAGAATGAGGCATCATCGCATACTGAAACAGCTACCTGGTTGTTTTGTACATGACACCTTAGAGGAAGCACAATTTTTAGGAGGATATAAGCTTTCGGAGGCTGTGAGAATATATTCAAATGAACGGCGCCTTCTTCTGCGAGAGTTGCTTGTTGGTAAAGGTAAACATTTCAATACTTTAGCTCTGTCAGATCAGAAGTCAAAGAAAAAATCCACTTCATTTCCGCTGGTTGATTTGCCAAGGACGTTTGATGCCATGGGCGATAGTGAGGGACTTCGAAAACATACCAAGAGCAGTGTAGATATTAGAGAACTGAAGGAGCGCATAGCAGCCCTGCTGCAGTTTCCCCGTATGTCTTGCGGTGTGAAAAACCCTGTACCAGATGAATTTCAAAGTAGTGTTAAGGGATCAACTGGATCTGTGTATAGCAAGGTGGATCAACTAGAAGCTACACCAGGGTGTGAAGACTGTAGAAAGGCAAAAAGACCGAAAATGGATGATGAAAAGAGCTCTTGGAGTTCACCAATTATATCAAATGAAGAAGATAACTGGTGGATCAAGAAGGGATTGAAAACAGTGGAGCCTTCTCTGAAGGTTGATCCTCCGATAGAGTTGACTAAACAAGTACCGAGGGGTAGGCAGAAGATGGCGCGCAAAACACAATCTCTGGCTCAACTACAAGCTACTAGGATTGAAGGTAGCCAGGGCACTTCAACTAGTCATGTTTGTGATAGTAAAGTAAGCTGTCCTCATCATGGCCATGGAGTGGAAGGAGAAAACCATTGGGTGGTTGATGTGTTTAGAACTTCCACCCCTGTGGATATTGTATCTGTTGGAAACTCTTTGAAGCAGCTACAGTTTGTTGATAAGCGGTCTATTGCGGTTTGGCTTACAACTGTGGTTCGGCAACTTGTTGAAGAGTCCGAAAAGAGCAGTGTGAAAGTTGGGCAGTTCAACAAAGCTGCTCCAGTTGAAGAGAGTAGGACAACTAGGTGGAAGCTTGGGGCAGACGAGCTATCTGCCATATTATTTCTCATGGATCTCTCTCTGGATTTGGTTTTAGTGGTTAAATTTCTTCTTTGGTTATTGCCAAAGGGCAACAGTAGCCCAAATTTTGCCATTCAAGGTGGGAGAAACCTTGTAATTATGCCAAGGGATGTTGAAAACAACACGTGTGAAGTAGGGGAAGCTATTCTAGTATCATCACTTAGGAG GTATGAAAATATTCTACTTTCAGCAGATCTTGTTCCTGAGACCATGACAGCTTTGATGGCACGTGCTGCATCACTTATGTCCAGTAATGGAAAGATTTCTGGATCAGCAGCCTTAGTTTATGCTCGCTATATATTGAAAAGATATGGAAGCGTTCCCAGTGTGGTGGAATGGCATAGCAATTTCAAAGCAACATGTGAAAAGAGGCTTCTTTCTGAACTTGATCATACGCGACCAGGAAACGGTGAGTATGGAATCCCCCTTGGGGTTCCAGCAGGAATAGATAATCCAGATGAGTATTTACGTAAAAAAATCACTCGTCCTTCAAGAGTGGGGTTGACTATGAGAGAAGGTGTGCAACGAAAAGTTGAAGAGGCAACTCAGTATCTCAGAAAACTCATGGGTACTGGTACCATGAAAGCCTCCTCACCTGCTGAGAAGAATGATTACGGGTATCAGGTGGCCCAACAAATTGTAGTTGGGCTAATGGACTGCATTAGACAGACTGGCGGTGCAGCTCAAGAGGGTGATCCCTCTTTGGTTTCTTCTGCGGTTTCTGCAATAATAAACAGTATAGGGATTTCCATGGCAAAGAATTCAGATCTCTCTGTTCATCCATCTGGCGTAGGTTCATCTAATATCGCACGATATGTTTTGCAAATCCATATAACCTGTCTGTGCCTTCTTAAGGAAGCACTTGGAGAGCGACAAAGCCGAGTCTTTGAAATAGCGCTTGCAACAGAAAGTTCCACTGCTCTTTCTGGAGCCTTCGCCCCTGGGAAGGGATCCCGAAGTAGTCAGCATCAGCTCTCTCCTGAATCCTTTGATTCAAATGCGAACATCACCACAAATGATATGCCTAATGGTAGTGGAAAAATACCGCTGAGCAGAGCAACAAAAGTTACTGCAGCTGTATCTGCACTTGTTATAGGTGCTATCACACATGGCGTTATAACTCTTGAGAGGATCGTTGGTTTGCTGAGACTAAGGGAGTACTTAGATTTTGTTCAGTTTGTAAGGCGTACAAAATCGAGTTCTAATGGCAGTGCTAGGTCTGTGGGAGCCTCTAAAATGGAAAACCCTGTTGAAGTTTATGTACATTGGTTCAGACTTCTTGTTGGTAATTGCAAAACTGTTTCGGAAGGGCTTGTTTTGGAGCTTGTGGGAGAATCTTCCGTGGTGGCTGTATCGCGTATGCAGCGCATGCTTCCGCTGAAATTGGTCTTCCCACCAGCGTATTCTATTCTTGCTTTTGTTCTGTGGAGGCCTTTTGTTTCGAATGGTAACTCTAACTCCGGCGTCCATGATGACTCTCACCGCCTTTATCAGTCTTTAACAATGGCCTTCCACGATGTGATTAAACACCTTCCTTTCCGAGATGTGTGTTTGAGAGACACCCAGGGACTTTATGAACTGATAGTTGCTGATTCCACAGACGCTGAGTTTGCATCTGTACTTGAGTTGAATGGTTTGGATATGCACCTGAAAGCCGTGGCCTTTGCTCCTCTTCGTGCACGTCTTTTCCTAAATTCATTAATTGATTGTAAGGTGCCATCCTGTGGTTACTCCCACGAAGGAGGAGGAGTTAGTGAAGCAGCAAAAAACCGACACCAGGGAAATGGAACCAGTCTTGTGGACAAGCTCGTATCTGTATTAGATTGCCTGCAACCTGCAAAGTTTCACTGGCAGTGGGTTGAACTCAGGCTGCTTCTAAACGAACAAGCACTAACTGAGAAACTTGAAAATCACGACATGCCTTTGACAGATGCAATACGATCTTCCTGTCCTACCTCTAATGAGAAGTCTGAAGCCTCTGAGAATGAGAAAAATTTCATTCAAATCCTCCTCACAAGGTTGTTAGTGAGATCTGATGCGGTTCCACTTTTCACGGAAGTGGTTCATCTCTTCGGTAGATCGGTTGAGGATTCAATGCTGAAGCAAGCTGAATGGTTTCTAGCAGGTCAAGATGTTCTTTTTGGACGAAAAACAATCAGGCAAAAGCTGATTATAGTAGGTGAAAGCAAAGGACTTCCCACGAAACCTCAGTTTTGGAAACCTTGGGGTTGGTGCAATAACTCCAGTTCTGATCCTATCACGGGAAACAAGGCAGCAGCAGGGAAGAAAAGGAAGTTGGAAACTGTAACTTCTATGGAAGAAGGAGAAGTGATCGAACAAGGGTTGGGTTCAAAAAAGTTATTATTAGATGAGAAGAATCGTCTCTGCTTTGGGGTTACAACTGAGAGGGCTTTTGTTAAGCTAGTGCTTCCATGCATAGATCAAAGCTCTGATGAATCTAGAAGTACCTTTGTGAATGAGTTGGTAAAGCAGTTTAGCAGTATTGAGCAGCAGGTAAGTTCTGTTACCAACCGGATCACTAAACACATGGGAACTGCTTCATCTGGGTCTACTGAGGTTTCATCAAGTAAAGGAAGTACTCGGAAGGGCCTTCGTGGTGGTAGCCCTAGTTTAGCAAGAAGATCCGCAACAACAAATACTACTGACACCGTGCCACCACCTTCCCCTGCTGGTTTGAGATCTTCTATGTCTTTGCGGTTGCATTTTCTGCTAAGATTACTGCCTGTCATCTGCAG GGAACCGTCGTTTAGGAACACGAGACACACACTTGCGTCTACTATAGTTCGTCTGCTTGGAAGTAGGGTAGTTTATGAAGATTCTTCTCCGCGTAATGACTTATCAAAGTTGGAGACAGAATCAACAACAGATCCATCTTCCATGGCAGATCTTTCTAATGAAGTCTTATTTGACCGTTTACTGTTTGTACTCCATGGGCTGTTAAGCAATCACCAGCCAAATTGGCTGAAGCCAAGGTCTTCCTCTAATGAATCATCCAAAGACTTTACCTTGTTTGATCGTGATGCAGCGGAGAGCTTACAG AATGAGCTTGCGCGGATGCAGTTACCAGACACCATTAGATGGCGGATCCAAGCAGCGATGCCAACCCTTCTTCCTTCTCTGCGGTGCTCTCTCTCGTGTCAGCCACATTCTGTTCCGGCAACGGCACTCACACTTGTTCAACCATCTGCTGGTCTCAATCAAAGAAACTCCCCTGCCATACCAAAAACCGTAACAGCAGCAGGGCAAGGGAAGTTGAAGCAGACGATGTTGTCACAGTCTCAGCAGCAGCAAGAAGCAGAAAACACGGATGTGGTTGTTGACCCATGGACGCTTTTGGAAGACGGGACGAGCTCAGGTCCATCAAGCAGCAATCCTTTAAACAACAGTGACATGGGCAATGTTCGAGCCACATGTTGGCTAAAAGGTGCAGTGAGGGTAAGACGTACTGATCTCACATACATTGGTTCAGTGGATGAAGACAGCTGA